The DNA sequence GCAACAACATGGTCAGATGTCCACAGTCACTATGAACTAAAGATAAGAATAGAGGATGACCAGCTCGGCTTTTTCGCATCAACCAAGGGTCGGTTCCGAGAGAAGAATAAGGAAAGGTTGAAGGATGATTTTGATGCAGATCGACGGTCTTCTAGAGGTTAGGTTTTGCCCTATTAAAGGGCCAAAGTACACGGTAGAGGTTTCCGATCGGCAGATAGGTTCGCTACCGATAGGAGAGCTGATCGTGGCCGTAATAACAAATCGTTATAGGATATAGAGGTATCAGGCTCCCATGATTCCAAATACCCTATATTGTTtgagtataacttcaatgtcagCATAGTGGAACTAGTCTCGGCAATGAGGAACATTAAGGAAGCACAGTTCTCGAGGATGATATGATCCGACCCTATTCAGAAGGATCCCAATCTATGGTGTGTGTATCATGGGACTAATATCCACCGGACTGGGGACCGCTGACATCTACACGAGGAGGTGGCTACATTGTTAAGAAACGACCATCTTAGAGAATTCTTAAACAACCGAGCTAAGAATAAGTACGGTCGCAACCGGGATAACGTGGAACcctcaaaagcaggagaagatcctcCTCGTCTAACAACTAACATAATTTTCGGGGGGAATGAGATTAATGCTGTAACCTCTTCGGAAGTGAAAACGATAAAGGTATCAGTGACCCATAGCAAGAGTCTCCAGGAAGTCATCAAGGATGATATCACCTTCGAGGAGGAGGACGCATATGGACTCCAACTACCGCACAACTATGCcttggtaatttctcttaatgttttagattttaaaattaaacgtgttttggtggacccAGGAAGTTCAGCCAATATTATCCAATGGAGAGTGCTAGAGCAAGCTAAGCTAACTagaagcatcattccggccaTGAAGCTCTTTTTCGGGTTCGActtagcaagtgtgacaacccgaggggaGATCCTGCTACCCATAAACGTTGAAGGGGTCATGAAGACGACCTTGTTTGAAGTAGTAGATGGAGACAAGGGCTATAACATTATTCTCGCAAGGCCATGGGTAAACAAGATGAAGGTTGTGCCATCAACATACCACCAACTTTGGAGATTCCCGACTCCaaagggaattaaacaaataagaggagatcaaccggaGGTAAGGAAGATAAACTCGATCTCGATTTCCATTAGTAAAAGGAAGGAACAAGTGGGATAACAATTACAGGAGTTGAAGCCTGCTACTAAGCCAAACGAAGTCGACAAGGGGGAGGAGTCTTCagaatcctatcaggtaccaagatatttccaAGTACCAGATGAAATAGACATAGCCAAATCCACAACAGAAAAACTCGAACAAGTCACATTGTTCGAAAAGTGCTTAGAATGGAAGTTCCACTTGGGTACAGGATTAATCCCCGAGCTCAGGTCAAGATTTACAGAATTTCTTGAATTTAAAGTAGACTATTTTATGTGGTCGCATGTGGATATGACGGCTATTCCGCTGGAAGTGGCCATGAACAAGTTAAGCCTGGATCCTAAAATCCCtccggtaaggcagaagaaacgCCCTATTATTAAGGTTAGAAATAGGTTTGTCAAAGAAGAGATAACTCGATTTCCTGATATCATTTCAATTTGGGAGGTAAAGTATCTCGAATGGTTAGCTAACGTcgtagttccaaaaaagaataataaattttgcatgtgcgtagattGCAAGGATATGACCAAGGCATGCCCACAAAACCCCATTTCCAAAAAtggatcaaatgattgatgcgacggCCGGTCACGAGTTGATaagtttcctcgatgcctattctggttACGATCAAATCAAAAATGAAcctagaggatcaggaaaagatttcattcataacgaactttggcaTATATTGCTACAATTTGATTGTATAGGATAAAATTGGTCTGTATTAAATACTCAAATAATAGAAGGACACGTGGAACTGGGGATAAACAGAAAAGCGAGGCAAGTAGAAATCAAGACCGGGGGCAGCAGCTTCGGTTTGTACCGGAAAACCCCTAAAGGGAATATTGCTTATGAAGACAAATGAACGACAACCACCCGATAGCATTCAATGATGAATATTCTGTACTATTAATTACACAGTCCGTTATAGAGAACTTTGTCATTCATAACAtgtcgttacacattcttcaacaAACCCCATagttgtcatttaagaggggcttgatcctaggaccttgttctctAGGGGTAACTGTAAATAGTGACTTCAACGGCCCTtgtaaggacacgaattttctgacaaatgTATGCTACATATTATTCTAAAGcttaataacactttatttctCATCTACTGATATTATTATTTTGCCTTCAGAACCTTTGCTCTCGTAACCAAGCTATCTattgtcttatctcgatttcaactctaagtcttgtattttttttatttaatataattattattttgggatcaaatcgattcgtttTTCTATAAACCACGCACAAATTTAACTGTagttttatgggtaaacagttttgtacccaccgtggggcttagacagttgcgtaattgAAATGATCCTTGCATatattactaacttgtttaatTATTTGTTTCTTAGAGAAAAATTGTAAGAAAATGGCTGATAATGATGTCAACATTACACACAACGTTGAAGCACTAGGCAATATGCTTCGATACGAAGGTTCGATCAGTGATACCCGCAACGAGGAAGACATATTCATGCTGGTCCATGGAGGACAATATCCATAACACGTTCGAAaagcaactcctgatgatgctgaagacgagCACGTTGTGGAAACGGTAAGAATCCTAAGGGAGAAATAAAGGGCTATTATGGGCCATCTCTCACGATAAGATCAGGTCATGATAGAGTTGACGCAAGCattgtcgggtgcttccaacaacgcaAATGGAAGACGGATGGTTCCTCTCGGATCTCACACAAACCAAACAACACAAAGGTTTAATAAGAACACCCCGAGGGGTGAGGACGTCTTCAACGGGGCCGGAGGAAACGGCAGCCTGGTAACAATAATGGGAACGATCCTTTTAAAACCGAACTCATGCaatttatgagggaaataaatgcTCGAATGGATCAATTCCCGGGTGCCCTGCCAGTGTTGAAAGggccggactcaaagaagtacactCAGTTACCGTTCAAACCAAGCGTGGCACCAGAGTTAATCCTGAAGCAGTTCAAAATGCAAGACGTGCCAGAATATAATGGGAATTCATATGCTCGGGAGCATATTACAACCTACACAAcggcggtgaaaggaaatgacTTAGCTCCGCACGAGATTGAGTCAGTATTCAGGAAATGACTTAGCTCCTCACAAAGAAGGTTGTGACATGGTATTCACTTCTACCCGACCACTCaatagattccttcgagatgctTGCGAATTCTTTTATCAAGGCCCATGTCGGGGCCAGGAACGTACAgtcccgaaaggccgacatattcaaaaTTACGCAAGGAGAGTCCGAATTGTTGTGAGAGCTCTTGACCATATTTCAGAAGGAAAGGATGCTATTGTCGTTCGTCCTAGATGAATGGGCAACTGAGGTATTTACTGAAGGGTTAAAGCCGAGGAGTTCTGACACTTCCAAGAAATTGAAAGAAAATCTGCTCGAGTTCCAAGCGACAACATGAGCAAATGTCCACAACTGCTATGAATCGAAGATAAGAATAGAGGATGACCAGCTTAGTTTCCCGGCATCGACCAGGGGTCGGGATCAAGAGAAGAATAAGGAAAAGTTGAAGGATGATTTCAACGCAAATCGACTATTTTCTCAAGGTCGGTTTTTGCCCTACAAAAGTGCCGAAGGAGGCAGAAGAGGTTTCCGGTTGGCGGATAGGTTTGCTACCGATAGGTGAGTTGATTGTGGCCGGAATAATAGATCATTGCAGGACAAAGAGGTATCGGGCTCCCGGGATTCCACAAACCCCAATTTGCTtgagtataacttcaatgtcagCGTCGTGGAACTGGTATCGGCAATGAGTAACTTTATAGAAGCACGGTTCTCGAGGCCGATGAGATCTGACCCCAGTCAGAGGGATCCTAATCTATGGTGTGAGTATTATGGGGCTAACGGCCACCATAATAGGGACTGTCGGCATCTTTGCAAGGAGGTGGCGACATTATTGAAAAATGTCCATCTCAAAGAATTCTTAAGCGACCGGGCTAAGAATAACTATGGCCACAACCTGGATAATACAGAACCCTCAAAAGCAGGAGAATATCCTCCTCGTCAaaagatcaacatgattttcggggggaacgagattaatggtGTAACCTTTTTGGTAGCAAAAAAGACAAAGGTATCGGTGAACCATAGCAAGAGACTTCAGGAAGTCATTGAGGACGATATCACCTTCACAGAGGAGGACGCATATGGACTCCTACTACCGCACAACGATGCcttggtaatttctcttaatgttttagattttaaaattaaacgtgttttggtgtACCTAGGAAGTTCAGCCAATATTATCCAATGGAGAGTGCTAAAGCAAGCCAAGTtaaccggaagcatcattccggccacaaagcTCCTCGTCGGGTTCAACTTAGCAAGTGTGACAGCCCGAGGGGAGATCCTGTTGCCCACAAATGCTGAAGGGGTCATGAAGACGACCTTGTTTGAAGTAGTAGACGATGACATGAGCTATAACATTATTCTCGGAAGTCCATGGATACAGGAGACGAAGAATGTGCCATCAACATACCATCAACTTATGAAATTCCCAACTCTAGAGGGAATTAtacaaataagaggagatcaaccggcGATAAGGAACATGAAAGAAATCTCGATTTCCAATACTAAAGGGAAGGATGCAGCATAGCAATTACAAGAGCCGACGCCTACTCCCTAGCCAAACAAAGTCGACAAGGGGGAGGAGTCAtcggaatcctatcaggtaccaagatatttccaGGTTCCAAAAGAAATGGACGCAACCAAATCCACACAGAGTTGGCTAAGAAAAGAATTCTTCGAAGAAGAAGGTTAAGGAAAAGTGAAAGGAAGAAAGAGTTAAATGCAAAGAAGTTAAGAGAGTTTTGTAAAAATGTGAAGTATAAACGAAGACGAATGAGGCGTATAAGTAAATGAGTAGGTGGCTAAAATTGTGGTCATGATTACCTTGAGAACCAGTTAAAGTATTACTAAATCATGGagtgacgcgtgttcggggcattaaataataagaaaggtatcttcaccaacttcccgatGACACAAAGAAGTGCCAccagaaagtagggggactatctgtatagggtaaaatcggttTGTATTAAATACTCCAATAATAAAGTGACATGTGGAACCGGGGATAGACAGAAAGCGAGGCAAGTAGAAATCAAGACCGGGGGCAGAAGCTTCGGTTGGCACCGGGAAGCCCCCGAAGGGAATAATTCTAATGAAGACAAATGAATGTCATCCACCCGATAGCATTCAATAAAGAATATTTTATAGTATTAAATACACAACCTGTTATAGAGAATTTTGGTATTCATAGCCTGTTGTTACATATTCTTCAACAGCCCCCATAATtttcatttaagaggggcttgatcctaacACCTTGTTCCCTAGGGATAattataaatagtgacttcaacagcCCTTGTAAAGGCACGAATTTTCAGATAAACTCATGCTACATATTAATCTAAAACTTAATAACACTTTTTTTGTCGTCTACTGATATTCTTATTATTGCCTTCGGAAGCTCTgctgtcttatctcgatttcaatgctaagtattgtatttttgtttaatttatttatcattttaggatcaaatcgattagcttgtctataaaccatgaacaaattcaactgtatcattttacgggtTAACAGATGCCTTTCGGGATTAAGAATGCCGGAACCACTTATTAGAGGCTTGTGAATagaatgtttgaaaaacaaatagggaaaacaatggaagtttacatagatgatatgttggttaagtctttgaacgcatGTGATCATTTTAAACACATCaaatgaagcttaaccccgaaaaatgtgcattcggagtcagCTCCGGTAAGTTATTGGGATTGTTGGTGTTGCAAAGGGGGACCGaagtcaatcccgataaaattaaagccatcgagGACATTCCCGTCCAACTATCAAATGTGAAAGAGGTTTAGAGGTTAACAAGAAGACTGGTTGCTttaagcaggttcatttcccagTCTTCAGAAAAATttcatcacttcttctcacttctaaaaaagaagaacaacttcaaatggactctggaatgccaacaagctttgaaatatttgaaaaggtatttatcAAGCCCTCTGTTACTATCGAAACCTAAAGAAGTCGAACAGTTGTTGATTTACTTAGtggtctcggaggtagcggtaagtgtcaTTTTAGTCCGTGAAGACAAAGGTACACAATcttctatctattatgttagtaaaattttaacgggagtggAAAATTGATACATGCTCCTCGAAAAATTgtccttagctctcgtagtcgccgctcgaaagcttaggccctATTTTCAATGCCACACGATAGTCGTGGTGACAACCTTTCCCCTGCAgaatatccttcacaaacctTGACTTTCAGGTTGACTGGCAAAAATGAATAGTcgaaaatgagtgaatttgacatagagtataaacctaGGATTGCGATCAAGTCACAAGTTTTAGCCGACTTTGTGGACGATTTCAGTCCTGAACTGCTACCTTTGGCCACCAAGGAGGCAATGATGGTGTCAGAAATGACATCGGGGGTATAGACCTTATTCACATACGGATCttccaacgtgaaagggtccaGGCTTGGGGTAGTATTGATCACGCCCTCGGGAGAAACCTTAAGGAAGGCCATAAGAACTGTTACCTTGACTAACAATGATGCCGAGTATGGGGCTTTGATTTCAGGACTTGAGCTGGTCCCCGGACTCGACTctaaggtcatagaaatcaaatgtgattcccagTTGGTAGTAAATCAGGTATATGATATCTTCGACACCAAAGAGGAACGCATGCAACAAAATGTAGTAAAAGTCCAGACTCTGCTCGCACGGTTCAGGAAATGGTGAATCACCCATATCTCGAGAGAAGAAAACACGAAAGCAGACGCACTGGCAAATCTGGGCTCGTCCACATAAATGAAGTGATCAGACTCTGGTATGGTCGTGCAGCTTATGCATTCGGTATTGGATATAATGATTATAATGAAGTTAACGCGaccaatttggtctgggactggagaaatgagacCATGGACTATCTTGGGAATAACAAACTTCTCGAAAACCCAAAGGAAAACTTCCCTACCAGAACATCGGCGAGtgcgaagtggtcgatttcctgtgggagaatataatttgcaggttcgggaTACCAAAGGAAAATGCCTATGACAACGGGCCACAATATATAGGCGTAAAGGTCAaaaaattccttgaagacttgaaaatcaaaagaatcacatcttcGCCATACAATCCAAACGAAAACATCCAAGCggaatcaacaaacaaagtgattattcaaaatctcaaaaagagattggaagcagccaaaggcaaatggcccgaagagttacCGGGAGTACTATGGGCATACCAaacaacggccaaatcaagcACGGGAGAGACGCCTTTCTCTCTTGTATACGGAGCAGAAGCCCTGATCTTGGTGGAAGTGGGAGAACCTACCATGAGATACCTCTAGGTGGACGAAGAAGCAAACAATAGCATTATAGGTCAGATTGGAGCTGCTTGACGAACAcagggacttggcacatataAGGATGGCGGCCCCGAAAAaaataatggaaagatattataatcgacgAGCTAATCTCCATTATTTCAAAGTGGTAGATTTGATTTTAAGGAAAGTGACTCAAAATATCCGAGAGCTCAACGCAAGAAAGCTAGGTCCtacgtgggaaggcccctaccgggtttcagctgtcaccgaGAAAGGATTATATGAActggaaaatcaagatggagtaaAATTGTCGAGCCACTGGAATGTTGCATACCTCAAAATGTACTATAGCTGATGAACATcgcctatactgaaagtatgtgctgcacttcttttcccttcgttcagtgtTTGTCTAAATATggtttttgaagttttttaataaggcagcaacggaaagcatactacaaaaGGAAACATCATTTTAAGAAATAAGACCTTTAGACGACAAGTCATGAAAACAGTGAACCACCACGGGACAGTTAGATAATTTGTTGCTCGGTAGCAAAGTTCCTAATGGGAAGTAAAGTTTTCTATTGGACCAAAGGTTACCCAGCCGTTCACGAGTGCGAGCCACTggggtggttagataatctttggctctatAGCAAAGTTCCTAACGTGAAATGAAGCTTGCTATCTgaccaaagattatccaaccatcCACTAGTGGGATCTTCAAAGGAGCGACACTTTCAGTGTTCCAATTTGCATTCTTCGTATTCAAACACTGGGGGGAATGATCTGAGAATACGAAAACCTGACTTCCACATAAACCGGGACTACAAAATTCGGGAACAAAGATGTACCATCGTGACCGGGGATCGCACGGCCATCCCCgcagaaataagttgtacaagttagacACAAGTAATGGGAATTTTCTTTTCAGCACAACGAatgtttatgtacttttgaaaatggaaggaatgaAGTAGAGTCCTTTTagttttatcttgtttcttgtccaaacgaataaattttatcatttgaaagttaatcaagtacttcaaatgctagtgccggaatgaacatgagacgtcctcttcaagagcactgtaaacataagagggccctctcttatgaaaccctcacagtAAAAGGTTGGTTCCAGAAGCATTTATGCCCGGAACCCAAATATTGTCTGGGAAAAATGCACATGAAGCCTTTCATAACTCGATGCAAAAAGAAAAATTTGCACAATGGTTAAACAAAAAAAGCACTTTTAAATAACAAGCGTGCCAAGAAGCATAAGTACAAAAATATGAAACTAAAAACAAAGGGGAAAGAAAGCAAAAAACTAAACTATTGCGTCCCCAGAACTTGGAGGAAGAGAAGCGTCTGCGCCCCCAGGAGAAGAAAGCGAATCTGCTGCCAACTCGGGACCTTGGCCTTCATTGTCATCCCCTTCATGTTTTCCCTCAGTTCCCGAGAACTCGAAACCAGAACCAGAAGAGTCAGTTGTAATAGGTTGAACCGAGAGGCACCTTCGGGcagttgactccagctcacgAGCCTTGGCAATctcggcatcaaaatcaatgGTGCTcgttttggcctcttccaagggttTTCTCCTTATGCTATACATagaatatattttttcaaaaatgagGGAATCTGCTCGGTGTTGAAGCTCTGACTTAAGCTGATCAACCTCGGTCGAAAGGTTATTCCTCCTGAAGGCTATGATCAAGGTCATGGATAGTGGAGTTATAAACTTTATTATGCTTCATGACCCTCTTGTACTTATCTTCCATATGGGCATGCTTCTCCTCATCAGAAGTAGTttcttcagctttggagttcaaggttgcCTCCAAATTATTTAATCTCTTAGTAGAGGCAGCCTCGCGCTCGGCATCAGCAAGAATAGCTTTTTGGACCTCAGACCATTTTGCCTTGGCCTCTTGAAATTGTACCTTTAATAGGGCGGCCTCTTGGCTGAGGGTCATCACCTTTTGTTCActttgctgcaaccgagcctccAACTCAGCGGCTTTGGCAGCTTGTGCTTCCAGTGCCGGGAGGTGAGCAGCAATTTCATCCCGCTCGACCAACAGTTGATCCTACTCGGATGTGAGTTTTTCTTTATCGAGGATCAAACTTTGAAGTCCCCCGGAATGAAGGAAGTTAGCCtgcaaagaaaaaattaaaattgaaaatcTTGTCATAGTAAGACAAGAGGAAGCAATAAAAGGAACAAATATCATACCGATGTTGCATTGTGCATGGCGTTGATTATCATACACTCCCCCAAAAGAGAGTGTATTTTATCCTTATCTTTCTTTGAAGCCAGTGGCTTCAGGTAATTGGCAAGTTCCACTGGTTGGGACAACAGATGGCATTCGGTAGAGACCGAGAGGGAGACGCTCATCCTCCTCAGAGGATCTGCAGAGGGGGAGAATAGTTataccccaaattcccatgatcTAGGGAGGGGGGGAATACTCCTATTAGGTGTCTGCAGCCGGTGGGGATGATGTAGTAGTTACTGGTGGTAAAGGCATGGTTGGCGAATAAGGAGATGAAGCGGATGGCATTGTGCGTTGAGAAGCAGTTGTGGAAAAAGTAGTGCTGGTtattggttgctcatcaaccgaagACGGAAGAGGCTCGGTATCCAGCTTCATAGTACTGTGAGCAATGACTGGGGCTCAAAAGCGAGAATTGGCATCCTCCACTATATCACACTCTCCCCATGGCGCTTGGACGTCCTCCTCGATTGGTGTTATTAGCTCTTTagattgagcattctgttgagctgatgaaggtcaTCGTCTCCTCTGTAGGGAAGCTCCTTCTTCACTGGCTCccccatcatcatcaatcaccaTAGTGGCTATGGCTAGCTCGGGTACAACATTCTTCACCCATTTATTTTTACCCTCGGCCATAGAGTAACGTCACTTTTTTGTTGTTTGTTCTCCGACCGGGGACACCTAGAGGAACCACCTGCACCGGAAGTAGGTCTGATGGCACCCATTCGGGTAAAATCATCCTGCAGCAACCTCATTGCATCTGCGGGATCAGCTAAAATGTCCTCCTTGGGGACAGTAACAGAGCCCCGAGGAAGACCTGAATTCAACAGTTAGCCAATTTTCTTATACGTGAGGTAAAAACAAGATTAGTTCCAGAATCAACTTACCATGAGTTTtagccttccacccatatttgagGGCTAGTTCTTTCCACCAGCGGGTCTCATGCATGGGAATATCCAAAATCTTCTTGACCCACTAGTCCAAGCCTTCAACCTTTGGTGGTGTCCACTGAGTT is a window from the Nicotiana tomentosiformis chromosome 10, ASM39032v3, whole genome shotgun sequence genome containing:
- the LOC138900325 gene encoding uncharacterized protein; translated protein: MSNFIEARFSRPMRSDPSQRDPNLWCEYYGANGHHNRDCRHLCKEVATLLKNVHLKEFLSDRAKNNYGHNLDNTEPSKAGEYPPRQKINMIFGGNEINGVTFLVAKKTKVSVNHSKRLQEVIEDDITFTEEDAYGLLLPHNDALVISLNVLDFKIKRVLVYLGSSANIIQWRVLKQAKLTGSIIPATKLLVGFNLASVTARGEILLPTNAEGVMKTTLFEVVDDDMSYNIILGSPWIQETKNVPSTYHQLMKFPTLEGIIQIRGDQPAIRNMKEISISNTKGKDAA